In a genomic window of Coregonus clupeaformis isolate EN_2021a chromosome 27, ASM2061545v1, whole genome shotgun sequence:
- the LOC121541551 gene encoding zinc finger protein 703-like, producing MKDSPTGAITHEIRCQTSEPCDCSDNRSSPTGALVCSPTPLDPIRQAKRLPIRILKMLTAHTSHLLHHPDYLQPLQSAPVNIELDAKKSPLALLAQTCSQIGKPDPPPSSKLGSISSNGHGDKDHNGRASSSSSNHKLGDHRPIKDDKSSFKPYNKVGGDSRRDGVSSSNNSSDKAGFRVPSNGNGGANSNSSGSCPSFPPHAISPNSTVGSCTPPQHTQQPSSQTHRQSQSPHGQRGSHSQTLNGEHKQEQVSPHRNSNSSSGGHLKKESDVNKVNLDSPQLANSSHARASTNSSTGSSEGSPSHEGPKVDSQPPQPVLGPGHIAPISPYKTGHSVFPLSSSGMGYHGSVVGAYAGYPSQFVPGLDPNKSGLGGGGVGVKHHSTTGASPPSFMQGFCRDPYCLSYPNAPHLGSSHPCVHDPSSALKTGYPGLVYTSHPLHSLHPSTMSSSITPTLSHPLYTYGFMLSNDPMPHACNWVSAGGPCDKRFSTSDELLAHLRTHTSLPGGMDSKLLSAYPSVSSSSAASCHLHLPHQSQTSLQNSFSLRAPHTLGLARYHPYGKVHLPPGPTSIPLHSLQAGSPYYPHYALYSQRLGSASALGYQ from the exons ATGAAAGATTCCCCTACTGGAGCTATTACGCACGAGATACGCTGCCAGACCTCGGAGCCCTGTGACTGTAGTGATAACCGCAGCTCCCCAACGGGCGCGTTAGTTTGTTCACCGACTCCTTTGGATCCTATTCGCCAGGCAAAGCGGCTCCCTATCCGGATACTCAAGATGTTGACGGCGCACACAAGCCACTTGCTCCACCACCCGGACTACCTGCAGCCCTTACAATCTGCACCAGTGAACATTGAG CTGGATGCCAAGAAGAGTCCCCTGGCCCTGCTGGCTCAGACCTGCTCCCAGATCGGCAAGCctgaccctcctccctcctccaagcTAGGCTCCATCTCCTCTAACGGCCATGGTGATAAGGACCATAATGGACgcgcctcttcctcctcctccaatcacAAACTGGGAGACCACCGGCCCATAAAGGACGACAAGTCCAGCTTCAAGCCATATAACAAAGTAGGGGGAGACAGTCGGAGGGATGGGGTTAGTAGCTCTAATAACAGCTCTGATAAGGCCGGGTTCAGGGTACCGAGTAATGGGAATGGAGGTGCTAACAGTAACTCATCAGGTTCTTGTCCGTCCTTTCCACCACACGCCATATCTCCCAACTCCACGGTGGGTAGTTGTACGCCCCCTCAGCACACACAGCAGCCATCgtcccagacacacagacagagccagTCGCCACATGGACAACGGGGTTCCCACTCTCAGACTCTGAATGGAGAACACAAACAGGAACAGGTCAGTCCACACAggaacagtaacagtagcagtggCGGCCATCTTAAAAAGGAGTCGGATGTGAATAAGGTTAATTTGGACAGTCCCCAGCTGGCTAACTCCAGCCACGCCAGAGCCAGCACCAACTCCAGCACAGGCAGCTCTGAGGGAAGCCCCAGCCACGAGGGGCCCAAGGTGGACTCCCAACCACCACAGCCTGTCCTGGGTCCTGGACACATCGCGCCCATCTCCCCATACAAGACTGGCCACTCTGTCTTCCCCCTGTCATCTTCTGGAATGGGCTACCATGGCTCTGTAGTGGGCGCCTATGCTGGATACCCCTCCCAGTTTGTCCCAGGGTTGGACCCTAACAAGTCTGGTCTGGgaggtgggggtgtgggggtgaAGCACCACAGCACCACTGGTGCCTCTCCCCCGTCCTTCATGCAGGGCTTTTGCAGGGACCCTTACTGCCTCAGCTACCCCAATGCGCCCCACCTGGGGAGCAGCCACCCCTGCGTCCACGACCCCTCCTCCGCCCTCAAAACAGGCTACCCAGGCTTGGTCTATACCTCCcaccccctccactccctccaccccAGCACTATGTCTTCCAGCATCACCCCCACCCTGTCTCACCCCCTCTACACCTACGGCTTCATGCTCTCCAATGACCCCATGCCTCATGCCTGTAACTGGGTGTCGGCTGGGGGGCCTTGTGATAAACGCTTCTCCACCTCAGATGAGCTGCTGGCCCACCTACGCACACACACCTCCTTACCTGGAGGGATGGACAGTAAGCTCCTCTCTGCatacccctctgtctcctcctcctctgctgcCTCCTGCCACCTCCACCTCCCCCATCAGAGCCAGACCTCCCTGCAGAACTCCTTCTCCCTCAGGGCTCCTCATACCCTGGGTCTGGCCAGGTACCACCCCTATGGTAAAGTCCACCTGCCCCCTGGACCTACCTCCATCCCCCTGCACTCCCTCCAGGCTGGTTCTCCTTACTACCCCCACTACGCCCTTTATAGCCAGAGACTGGGCTCAGCATCTGCCTTGGGCTACCAGTGA